Below is a window of Neodiprion virginianus isolate iyNeoVirg1 chromosome 4, iyNeoVirg1.1, whole genome shotgun sequence DNA.
AGGCGCTCCCTCGCTACCGGACCATACATGTAGTGCAGCATCGGATCAGGTGGACCAGGATGCCTCGCAGGGGAAAATGCAGCGTGAGGTCTCGCGTATTCGGACAACTGCCTAAGCGCTGGGGTGTCAACGTAAGATCCTGGCCTAGCCGCGTAGCGGTCGTAAGGAGATACAACAGGTTCTAGAGGCCCTCGACTTGGTGGCTTGCAAGGTTCCGGTTGTTTTTCGGGAGTTGACATTTTTCTAACCTGTTGAGCGGCTGCTCTATCTCGCTCCCTCTCCGCCTCACGTTCCCTCTCCTTCCTTGTTCTCTCTTCACGTTTTCTCGCCAGTTTTGAATCCGGTACCGGTTTGAATGTAAGATCAGTCCTAGTGCAAGAATTATTCTCACCGCGATTCCAATGCCGGAGAAAAATGGCTGACTGAGATCTGTGACACTCGGAATCCTCCATCTGCGGCTCCGGTGACGGACCCCGAGGACTTGGAGGCTCCTCAGGCTCAGGTTCCACCATTTCTGGCTCAGGTTTCGGCTCCGGCGGAATAGGAGGCTGCAACTGAGGCGGTCGATGATGATGGTGGACAGAGCTGCTGGACGTTAAACAGGCCGACACAAGAGCGGGCTTCCGTTGGGCATTGTGAGAGCTGTGCGAAGATTGGCTATGCGAATGACTGTGCGAACTGTGTGAGGATATAGTCAGAAGTTTGTCGTGATGCAACGTCGTTGCCTGATGCATACTGGACGAGTGATGATGTGTGGCGATCAAATTATCACCCTCGTCTCTAGTAACACTGGAGCTAGTGCTGGAGTGATGAGCAGTCATCATCGTCGTGCTCTCTTGGCTTCTTTGTGGAGAAGGGGGCGGAATAGCATGAGGAACTGGGCCGTAAGGATAGGCAGGGAATGGGGGATACGATCCGACAGGTGGATAACCGGGGTAAGCCATTCCGCCGTGATGGTAGGGATGCATTGCTGCTAACAACGAGTGATGAATGAACGGGTGGTGAGGATGGAATGGGTGAGCCATGTGCGGACTCGGCTGCTGCGAGGGGTGCATCACTGGCTGCGGAATGGACGTCGGTGGCGGTGGCAAACTCGGAGTTGGGGAAGCAGCAACTGACTGAATCTGAGCAACCTGTTGGCTATTTTGCACCAAAGGATGTTTGCTGGGCGTCGGGGGCTTGCTCGAGCTATCGGGATCCTTCTTGATGTTTTCCAAACTTGGGCCAGGGAATCCAGTTTGAAATCCAGGGACTTTCACCTCTTTCAAGCTCTGCAACGGGTCAGGTTCAGGAGGAATAATTTCCTGCTTTATCTTCAAATTCTGTGGTTCCATAGGGGGCGTGGGTACCAATGAATAAGGTGCGATGGTCGGAGGCTTCTCCAAGGGCATCATACTCTGGGGCGGAGGAATCGGCTGGAACAAATTCTGAGGCTCGGTTCTATCCAGTTCTCCGTTTCCGTCTTGCCGCTGTTCCTGTAGCCTGTCCGACATTCTGTCGTGCATTCTGCTGTCTCTGTGTCTCTCCTGTGGCATTCTATCCTCGGCTATTCTCTCCGGCATTCTGATGTCAGGAGGTAAAACAGGCAGGCCTAAGGGCTGCGGCGAATTCGATAGTTGCGGTATCTGCGAGATGTTGGTGGAGAGGTTTTGGGGTATGCTAAGATTAAGCGAGGACGCAGACATGTTCTGCTGTATTCCGTGGGGATTCCCCATACTCGAAGGGCCAACCATGTTCTGTGGGTTTCCCATATTTTGAGCTAAATTTGACGATACGTGCAGATTTTGGGATAAATTCTGTGGTACGTTTTGGCTAGCCGGTATATTTGGCAGGGGATGCTGCATATTTAGGGGCATGACTTGCGGAGGTTGAGGGGGTACCTGAAGAGTCTGCAAGTTCGGGGCACAATTCTGGCCGCTCACCATACCAGGTTGTGATAAATTTCGTATACAGGGACCGATGTCACCGATGTTGTTCATTGGCTGCTGGTTGCCGGCATTCATGGGCTGAATCATTTCCTTGGAATCTTCGACGACCGGGGACATGTTTCTCTCCATATGAGGAAGGACCTCAACCAATTTCAAAGGCTGGTTCATCATCATCGGCATTTCTTCCAACTGTTCTTTGGTCTCTGGCAATTCTTCTATGATCGGTTGTTTTTCTATGGCGTGAATAACCGGAACCGATATCGGCAAACTTTGAATGGGTGGTGGAACCGGCGTTGAAACTGGAGTTGGCTCCAGCGCTTCTTCCGGCGTGGTTAAAACAGGACTGGGAGGTTCGTCGACTTGGACAGCAACCGGGACCGAATGATTATCGTTCGTTTCACCCTCGGTCTCCCGCTCGGGTTCATCCATCAACGAGTTACTGTCCGTAGTAAGAGATTCGGATGGACTTTCCGGCCTCTCGCCACGCTTGCGCTTTTGCAATTCCTTGTCCTCCTCAGGATCGTCGGCTTGTGAACGCTTCTGTCCCTTTCTCGGTGTCTCTGATTTGCCAGATGATTTCTTCTTTGTCTTATCCGGAgtctgttgctgctgttgctgtttcTCCTGATCAGGCGTATCGGTTCCACCGGCTCTCCTTGGTCGTGCGGGTCTCGGCGTTTCTTTGGCCTTATTGCGAGTTCTCATCCTGCCTGGACTGTCGGGAGATTCGGCCGGCACTGGGCGAAAGAGGTACGGAGGAGCGGGTGGAAGTTCTCCGGTTTTCTTCATATGCGCGCGACATTCGGCGCAAAGTAACAGCCTGTCCTTACCAGCGATCTGGTAGTCTTTTGAATTGGTCGAAAAGCAGTGTTGACAGGATTGCGCAGTCCCGTTTGTATTCGTGTCCCTGGAATCGCTATCCTCTTCCGAATTATCATCTTCCGTAACTGAACTGACTTCGCCACCTGGATTATTGCTAGCTGGCGTGCCGACAGGTGCTATTTCTGGTTCGGATGCTGGCTCCTTGGGGTTTGGCGCCACGGGAGAAGTGTCCTTTGTTGGGGTTGGTATCTCCTCCTTGGGAGTACCAGCCCGAGAGTTACGAGTGTTTCGAATTCTGCGCAATGAACCTTGCCTGCGTCGTCTGTGGGGTCGGTTATTATTCGCGCCAGGCGTCTTCTTCCACAGGTAGTAGAACTCGACTAGTTCAGGCTAAACGGAGCAAAAAATTCCCAACATAAACCAGTTTccccctcttttttttcttcttttaacCAACTATTGTACGCGTCTCAAGATATTAGTTCACATTCATAATCACCGTATCTTTGTGAGGCAGTAAATCCTTCCTGATGCGAAAGAAATTCTTTCCAAACTGACGAAGACCCTTTACGAAACGTTTCTGAAACGGAGAacattacattatttattaaGTATCGACCTTCGATTATTCTGTTCTACGTAATCACCCCTCGACAATATACTCACAGTTTCTTCTTCGGACCACTTTTTGTCAATCCCTTTGGGTACGGGACATTTGACTAGTGCTTGAAGTGCCCTGCCAGGGTCGTAGCCAGAGTCATGTAAAATGTCCAGAGCGTTGATCGTAGTGTCGTCTCGCGAGGCAGCTACACAACCGTCATCGGGAGATCCGCCGTCACACATTCCTGCAAAGGCAGCCATAGATCGGGCAGCTCTTAAGTACATCAACAGATCTCCGTCCAAAGCCATGGCCGGGACCCATCGTAGTTCCTCACGTTCTTTGGAGAACTCAGGATCCGGATGAAGATCTCCAGGAGGGATGCCCGGCCTGTACTCAGGCAACCGGGCCTGGCAAGAAACCAACTCCTGTACCCAAAATTCAGGGTAGCGCGCGGTTAGCACCACTGCCAAAGCGAGTTAGTCATGCACACATGTATACCGGCTTGCTTATTCAAAGTGCTAAGTTGAATTTCATAAGGCATAAATAGCTCAACAGAATTCGGTGAAACTTTGCTAAGTTGAAGTTCCTTTTTATTCAGCCGACACAAGTTTACTTGCATTGTTCTATTGTTAGTGCGATGAGAAAGCGATtgtgttgttaaaaaaaaactttgttatTGCCGCTGACTTATACTCAATTATTATCTTTTGTACATTCATTAGTTATTAGATGTTATGCGtgaattatattaattatatttgcaGGGTAGCTATGAAGCAGTGAGGTTTTTCCAAAGAATCGGGCAAACCTGGTGGGATGGACCGACCCGAATCTCGCCTTGGGTACCAGCAGACATCTCCCCCTCCTCCAAAGCTCCACCGTCTTTCTCCAGTGTTTTAACCACTGTCAGTCTCCAAGTCTCAGTAAAGTGCTACCTTCCACCCCTAGGAATTAGTCAGGCGTATAATACATTTGGCACAATATTTTTGTGTGTAATATTAAACAATATAAATCTGTACGCGATCAGTTTTGCCATTTATTGATAACAGACGATATATAAAGAGAGATCAAACTATGTAtgtcttgaatttgaaatcaaaCATGACAACCAACATGTATGGAAATGAAGAAGTTTCAACAACGGTGATATTCTGATTTGACAGGTTTTGAGTCAACTTCAACGCGTCGATGAAAAATCACATATTGATGATAAGACTTGATTTTCTTACAAGGAGTAAATTATATTTGTTACTCGAATAGTTAGAAAGACTCAAAAGTTATTCTGAGAATTCGGCTAAAGGGAGTAGAATTTTAACACTACACATGCTCGACTACTACATTGtcgtgaaaattaaataatgaaatggAAAGTTAGTATCAGGTTGACGCAATTAAACCAAAGCAAAGTGTTGGTTAATTTTACATCATGGTtgacgagaaatatatttcgCATTTCTATCCCAATGCATTTTGAATAGCTTATTCCATATGTAATCTTAACAAGGGCTCTGAATAGCTATAAAACAGAGTGACTGATAATTTGATGACTTCTTTTAAGCCTGGAAGTAAATTCTATTCAGATAAAACAACAATGAACAACAAATCTGACAGTTGGTCTAATGAGAAAGGATTTTGCGAGATTTGAGACGGTTCATCAAAGGTTGCAAAGTGAGCAATTTCCAACTCATGTTCAGTAATTAACTCTGCAAGTAATTGAGAAAGGGTAACAACAAAGCTTTATGATTAAAGGTTTGCAATTTCTTCTATTGGCGTGCTGTGAATAGCAATATGTGAAAGGTATCTATGGTATTTGCATAACAATTAGTAATTTGTAAAAGGGTATGAGAAGAATTTCTGGATCTACATACCTCTAGTAGCCATGCCAATGCGTCATTTGCGAGGATCAGCGGAGTGTCACGGATTCATTTAATTGCGCAACTATTAGACGAGTAGTATCAGCGAACAATGAAGGATTAGGAAACCCTCCTAAGGTAGATTTATCTCAATGAGTTATTGTGGAGGAAAAAACGGTAAACGTTGACCTAGGTGAGAGCAAAGATGGAATTTGTTCAACTGCGTTGTAAAATAATGATagcaaaaattgtaataacaatcatgatgatgatgatgatgatgatgatgatgttaatgatgataatgataataataataagagaaTATTAGGGGAATTCAAAAGGGAAAAGTGATGCATGTACCTATGACACCATATATCGCATGAGAAATTACGGATAACTTTAGCCGAAACTTAAATTGTCTTGGCGTTATCTAACCGAGCGTGATATGGGGGTATTTATTCGTTgtgtgatgttttttttttttttgtctctctaATTCCATGCATTTTCAGTCAGTTAATCGATTGAATAGGGAATAAAATCGATGAAATATGCGTAAAAATAGATGTGTGTATGTAGTAAGTATAGATATGTGTAGTAAAACTTGTGGGAGAGGAGGTAACGCTCGGCACTTACCACGCTCCCGACGCCTAGCATCCTTCCAACGTTACGTATAAACTTGCCCGCCCATTCGTTAATTTATGTGTCAGAGTGGCTACGTTAATGTTAACACAACTCCGGGCACATTATTGTTTACCAGTCGCGAATATCAGGCTTTTCGAATATTACACACTACCCATAACACCCAGGCGCGGCCATAttgtcttcaatttttttctctcccacTTTTTTTCTGGTCTCTCCGctcgttcttttttctcgcTCTCTTGCTCCTACTCCCTTTCGTTCACTCGCTCTCGCTctctgttttatttcattttgataCAGTCAATCAAGATGTCAATCCCCCATTGTCGTCGTCACGAAATATCAACCACCGATAGAAACGCAACTGCTGTTGCCGGGTACAgccagccccctgacacatgctgctaaaagtggttcgcaaaatgtccctcgatttTGCCGCCAATCTCCACCACTGgtggcgctagtagttgtCTGAAAAGCTTGCGCGCGATcagcgagcgagcgagcgtGTCAAaagtctactagcgccacatagaggaactaaaaaaagggggacaaaacgcgtacaattttttagtatacgagcagtagtgagtgtcagggggctgggTACAGCTGGTTCAAACAAGGGTTTCCCTACGTAGAATTGTTAGCTCGCGATTCGGGTGAATGTGTTAATGAAACACGATATAacataaagaaataaataatctgTACAAACAACGAGGACGAAAATATTGCCACTCAATCGCACTCAATCAAtaagttttcgaaattccgTGAGGTACTTTGATTCGTCTAACTATATTTTCACCACCGGATCGCTGGTCTGTGTCGTTACTCGTTAGTATACGCGACGTTGTCGATGATTGAATTTCGGAAACCATTCTAGTTCATGGTTTTTCCGTGTTGGCGCGAGCCTCTATATTCTACAAAAATGGCGTCGCGTCAGATAGCCAAGAAACTCGGGATGGTGCAGAGGATTATATCGCTGGCTAGTGATGTTTGGTAATCAAAATCGTTGTTTACTACGactataaaaatgaatcgttacACAAACCTAACAAGCAGCAGTGTGGTGACAGATATCAGTGATTTCGCGCTGAATTAGATATGTGTGTGTCGAACATAAGTCGTGCTACCTTTCAGTGATCGGATGAAGAAGTGTAGGTAATTGTGGGTGGGCAGGCTGGTGAGATCTTTTCAGGATTAAAATATCGGAGAAGACCAAGCTATACACACGTACCTTCGATGGAGTTGAGGGTAGCGCTGATCTCGCTCGCTTTGTTGACGTTCGTCGGCCAAGGTAATTCAATCGCTGAATCAAATTTAATATATGTTCGACGTACGTTTATTCCATTACAGCGTTGCGTTCgaatttcatacaaaattCGCGCTAATTAAGTCGATTCGCTAATCATCAATCAAATCGCTCCCCACTTCGCCtgttttcttctattttttcgTCGATTGAGAATATTACAATCGCAAATAAAACTTCTGGTTATTCCTAACGTAATCTAGAATCTCAAGATTTTATTATCGTATTCTGTAATAATGATTTGTAATATGATTGAAAAAGGCAGCAAATAGAACGTACAAATATCAGTTTACATACGGAAGTTGTAATACATAGTATCTACGCATGCATACATACGGTTTCGCATGTACAACTTGCGTGTCGATTTTCGCAACGCGAATTTTCTCCTGGGTATAATCATCTAGTGAAAATATACCTGATGATACAACGCGTATGAATTGATTGTATTTTCTGCTCAAAGATCGGTCGGAGAGAGAATCTTCTAATTatcaatatatttattttttttccaacaatttttttctcaaaaacttCTAAAGCGTTCCTGCTGCGCGCGCACGCGTATGCGTGTGTGTTACTCCTCTTGTTTGACATAACAGCTGCCTCAAATTTACGCTCGGTATCTACATGTATACATCCTTAGGCATGAATTTCCATACATGCAATCTTGTTTGCCCGGGTAAATATTTACCCTGAGAGTACACGGAGCATGGAGCGGAAAAGAGACATATACAGGTGTAATAAGCCTCGAGAGAATCTTGGAAAATATCTTCTAAACGCCTCTCTGCCAGTCGACTATTTTTCCCCTGACATACCTGCAAACGTTTTCCATTATTATGGCATCTAATATCCACTGTTTAAAATGTACAATTGAAACGCGGAAGCTTCGAGTCGTTATCATCATACTGTCTGTCCGCCAGCTAGAACctgttcaaatttcgaattaatGCAAATATCAGCAAATCACAAAGAGAGTATGTGAAGCAGATGAACCAGGATGACCAGGATGACCAGGATGATCGCTTCCGCGCATATTCGTGAAACAGAAGAAGGGAGTCGGTGGGTCGTTCGGGGGTATAGCAGTATAAAATGCACGTATAAATAGGGCCGTGAGTGTtcgggagagagagagagagaaagttaTCAAGTTGCGTATAGGCcagggaggaggaggatggcGGAAGATCTCGTGCAGGGTTGCCAATCGCCCGGCactcttttcttctcttcgttGCACCCTCGTGAAGTACGTTGGGATTGGCTAGTAGCTATACTGTAATTTTGATCCCCCCATAGTTCAATTCCATTCGAGGCTACAAACTATCGTCGTCGGCGTCGTCGTTGTGTCTCCATTGTGCGCCAATAGAGAAATAATTGCTTCGCTTTAATAAGAAGATTTGTCCCGTCGCGTCGGGTCGGGTGGAAAGGGAGAGATGAACTACGGCAACAATccgactctctctctcttcataCTGAAGCTATAGGAACACTATCATAACGAGTCATGCTGAGGAAAAtgagttatttcgcgatttagGGAATTGtccgaaattcagtaaaccgttACAGAAAGACATACACTCATATTTCGACATCTTAGTtccttaaaaatcattgtaaaattaagaaaagagtggtttttttcccaatttttcataacgctgacgttactaactttaacCTCGTACTCTCTCGAATTGTTCTATCGTCGTAGATGGTGACAAAttgttatatacaatattattctaACGATACGTGAGAAACGGGAGAAATTTAACGAAGAATCCTCATCGCGATGGAACGTTTGATACGAATTTATGATTTTAAGtgtattgtataaaattatgaGGCGGTGCGCGgtttttctccatttcttCTGAGAATCATGGTCGTCGCCAGCGAGctcgtctttttcttttttttttttttattatgccCCTTCTAGTTTTACATCGCACGAGATACCCGTTGTTCATGCTATTGTTCTGGCTGTGTATTAGTAAAATCCTCATTCTCACAAAACAACAACACAACGCAACGCGCCAGGTGTACGAAAACACTCGAGAGATGTTCGagcgtaggtataataataaggtGTATGTACAGCAGCGGTGAAGGTTTTAAATTTCATCCTTGATGTCCGCTTTCTTGGTTGTcggagaagaggaagaacaagAAGGAAGAAAGGCGATCTAGTTACTGCGGGATTGACAATTTAATTACACGTAGCGTCTATATTACCCGAATGTAACGCTGATCCGACGGGCGGAGGATCGAAGGAATTAcgatttttctaattattcaCACGGTTAATAAACTGTTAACGCGCGTTGCTCTGGGTTTTAATCCTTTGACTCACACATTGTTGTTCCGAaacaacttttataacaatatattatttttcaagtacTCAGGGTGActgattacaaatctgaaatcagttttggaaaattgaagacGGCTGATCCAGCACGGTCAAGAAAATCATCCAAATCTGGACCCAATATGAcagataaaatttaaaatgtcaTCGGATATTGACGAAAAACTGTATGAATGGGTTTTCGGGGTTACTGTTTACGAATCTGAGATCCGATCTTGAAAATTTAAGGTGACGGATCCAACATGTAGAACACaagtttggaaaattaattaaatttcgatAGCAATCTAAGTAAAGGAGTTGGGTCGCTTATAACGAGAATTCGAAgtctaattataaaaattgaaatagcGGATCCAAATAGTTGccatgaattttcaaaatttatccacTCCATGACCTGAATTTAACAAATTCGGTCTACCGTATTGGATACGCCgttgtgaattttcgaaatcttctTGCTTAGATTCATAATCAGCGACCTCAAAAACCCGTTTAACATATTTTAGTCCGGGTTCGTTCGAATTTGAACTTTTagtccaccatattggatgCGCCATCTTAAGTTTCGACAATTTAACCTGAGATTCACAACCAGGGACCCAAAAACCTCTACATGCAATTTATTGTCttgatttgatgaaatttgaaatactcTTCCGACATTTTGGATCCGCCACGTTGAATATCCAAAATCTGTCTTCAGATTATGATTCAGTGACCTCAAAATCACATAATCTATATGCTTTCAAGGaaaattttcttgcaaatgaattatttctgcaattttcacgttttttcaatcaatttggttataacaacaataaaatacgATACATCGGAATAATTACTCTTGAGTCTTTAAGGCATATTAGAATAGTCTCAGAAATAGCAAAAGACCGCATGAAGTCGTTGAAGAGTTTgctaaatatttaaaaaatggatACGAAATAGGTGGTAAAAATACCTAGCACTATGaactcaaagggttaattaAACACCGCACACGGAATTACATTATGTCGTCTATAGTATAGGTCGGGAATATTACATATTTGCACGTATATGTTACGCAAATATAGACATACAATGAACGTGTAGGAGAGAATAGGAATTTAGTAAAAGTATAAAAactcctcgtcgtcgtcgtgcTACTCGTGGTTTACAGACCGTGACGCTAAGATCGTTGCTGCTTGCACTAGAATATCTAAGAAAGGTGGCTTTTGCACGTTGTACAGGAATCTGTAACCTCCATTACAAGCTAGAAGCAAGTGAGAGGACAGATTTTCTGATCTAAATTGCATCTGTCGATTTCTGTATATTGATTCTACACGAGTATACATAgttgtatttatattatacatgtattgtGCACTATATGCCGAATTTACTTCGGAAGAATGCAGCACGTgtacatatattgtatactGTATACATAATGTGTAGGATGCGACAACCTGCGCCTAcgtattttcaaacaacaGTTGCCGATGAGTTATTCGACTAGTAAGTcaaggaagaaaaaactaGGACATGGCAAAAATGCAAATATACTCGCCGAAAAAATTACCCCCTCATTTTTGATTGTGAAAAACTCCAgcttcaaattactgtaacTGTGTAATTTAGTCTTTATGCATTTTTTCTCGAGTAATCCTATCTTGTAAATTTGGTAAAGTGACCCTTCGACTTGACCTcaagatatttattttgccGCATGGAGTTTTCCCTTGAAAATGGTTCTTTTAAAACTATGCCTGTGACTTTTTCTCGTAAAGAAATCTAATGTCAAAAGAAATAGCGTCCGAAATACTTTGATTCTACGTATCAAGTGAAAAAACCATTGTAcagaaatttaaaagaaagGAGATAGAACCGCTAAATGCCGCCTTTCTGAATCTCGATCAAAAATTATCCTTAACGTCACTCGCAAACTTGACAACTTTACAAAGATGACCTTTAAAATTCGGTTATCGAAAATTAAACTTTACCGCGACACAGTTTCCGTAAAAATGGGGCGATCGTCTTTCGAAGAATAAAGATTTCTGAGAATaggtaaatttgaacaactggtgaatttgaaaaattaacgacggagccaggaatcgaacctggaatctagcgatgctttaccggaaacttactccactagaccacctagccgccctgactctgttgtctttaatttctctcataaccagcgagttcaaatttgttttcatgtgcccgatttgtatgagtacgcagagaagaaattcttactcaatAAAGATTTCTCTTCGAAAGCCTGTTGTGTTTACATTTTCCCTACATTCTGCAACACCAAAGATGTTGAAGTTCAAACGAAAGACAGCTTGGTTGCACCCTTACCTCCGACATTAACATTACTCCAGTTTTTTCACTTCTTACGTAGGATTAAAGTTTTTCAGATATGATATGGAATaactttgcaaaaaaaaaaaaaagcgagacaacagtgaaaaaaacgaaaacctttGGAAGGGAAAACTCTAAACTAGAAAATGGATATCTTGGAAatgtatcaaaaaattcagttCATCCCGTAAGACTGCAATGCGCTAAGTCGAAGGTTCACTTTACAAATTTGACATGAGCGGCCTAAAGATAGGATTACTCAAGAGAAAATGCGTATGTAGAATAAATCTGGAAAACATGGAGTTCGCAGCCAAGATGTTCAGCTTCTCAATCGTTTTCGGTTCAACTTTCTACTCGCAATGTACGCAAAGTTACAGCGTCTCATATTTGGACCTTTTCCGGTCAAAATCTGAGCGAAGGAGGGCTGATAATATTTTCCGCGAGTGTATATATATCCGTGTATGTACGCGCAATTAGAAGACAGATAAACATTAATCAAGTATTGTATCTAATAAGAGTTAGTTTGAAACTTAGTAGCCGCGTATGTAACAACATATGGGGTATTCCATGTCAAATTTACCCCTTTTTTCCCCTAGCCGTTACTGATTCGTtccgcgattttttatacgattctacCATCTAAAAAAGGCACTCCtgaatgttttcaaatttttttcgctaacCTTTTTTCTCTAAATATTATGCAAACCCATTTCGAAAACggtcttttttaaaaatttgaaaaaattctgaaaaatctagTTTCTCATTCCGATCATACCGACACCTGGCCGATGATGGGcggattttttcttctatttttttttagcactttaaacattttcaacaaacgaaACACCATCTTGAAACgttatgaaaaatcttcaaaaagTCTCAAAAATCGAGTCTTTCATTTGAAGTCGGTATGATCGGAATGAGAAACTagattttacagaattttttcaaatttttaaaaaagaccGTTTTCGAAATGggtttgaataatattaaaaaaaaaagctagcgaaaaaaatttgaaaaaattcaggagcGCCTTTTTTATATGgtagaatcgtataaaaaatcacggaacgaatcaaaaatggtgaggGAAAAAAGGGGTAaatttgacatggaatgccccatatgcaAGTTAAAACGCGCTTAGCATACGTA
It encodes the following:
- the LOC124301928 gene encoding arginine-glutamic acid dipeptide repeats protein isoform X3 yields the protein MSAGTQGEIRVGPSHQARLPEYRPGIPPGDLHPDPEFSKEREELRWVPAMALDGDLLMYLRAARSMAAFAGMCDGGSPDDGCVAASRDDTTINALDILHDSGYDPGRALQALVKCPVPKGIDKKWSEEETKRFVKGLRQFGKNFFRIRKDLLPHKDTPELVEFYYLWKKTPGANNNRPHRRRRQGSLRRIRNTRNSRAGTPKEEIPTPTKDTSPVAPNPKEPASEPEIAPVGTPASNNPGGEVSSVTEDDNSEEDSDSRDTNTNGTAQSCQHCFSTNSKDYQIAGKDRLLLCAECRAHMKKTGELPPAPPYLFRPVPAESPDSPGRMRTRNKAKETPRPARPRRAGGTDTPDQEKQQQQQQTPDKTKKKSSGKSETPRKGQKRSQADDPEEDKELQKRKRGERPESPSESLTTDSNSLMDEPERETEGETNDNHSVPVAVQVDEPPSPVLTTPEEALEPTPVSTPVPPPIQSLPISVPVIHAIEKQPIIEELPETKEQLEEMPMMMNQPLKLVEVLPHMERNMSPVVEDSKEMIQPMNAGNQQPMNNIGDIGPCIRNLSQPGMVSGQNCAPNLQTLQVPPQPPQVMPLNMQHPLPNIPASQNVPQNLSQNLHVSSNLAQNMGNPQNMVGPSSMGNPHGIQQNMSASSLNLSIPQNLSTNISQIPQLSNSPQPLGLPVLPPDIRMPERIAEDRMPQERHRDSRMHDRMSDRLQEQRQDGNGELDRTEPQNLFQPIPPPQSMMPLEKPPTIAPYSLVPTPPMEPQNLKIKQEIIPPEPDPLQSLKEVKVPGFQTGFPGPSLENIKKDPDSSSKPPTPSKHPLVQNSQQVAQIQSVAASPTPSLPPPPTSIPQPVMHPSQQPSPHMAHPFHPHHPFIHHSLLAAMHPYHHGGMAYPGYPPVGSYPPFPAYPYGPVPHAIPPPSPQRSQESTTMMTAHHSSTSSSVTRDEGDNLIATHHHSSSMHQATTLHHDKLLTISSHSSHSHSHSQSSHSSHNAQRKPALVSACLTSSSSVHHHHRPPQLQPPIPPEPKPEPEMVEPEPEEPPSPRGPSPEPQMEDSECHRSQSAIFLRHWNRGENNSCTRTDLTFKPVPDSKLARKREERTRKEREREAERERDRAAAQQVRKMSTPEKQPEPCKPPSRGPLEPVVSPYDRYAARPGSYVDTPALRQLSEYARPHAAFSPARHPGPPDPMLHYMYGPVARERLELEHLEREKREREIRELRDRELNDRFKEELLKGGPRSIPGSVDPHWLEMHRRYAAAAGLAGPGPSGPPQALHQFSLYGAPPGPSQLERERLERLGIPTAAGGGPAGGGGGHPAHHHGQLDERLALAADPMVRLQMAGISPEYHAHTHAHTHAHTHLHLHPGQQQAAQQQAQQQQEAAAAAAGFPLPAAAGANYPRPGLMSRDPSLGLHPADLLGRPYAEMAVHQEQLQRHLMMERERYPHHPSFVAHHEDYLRFVLQQRERELKVRALEEAARGSRP